A genomic region of Methylobacterium durans contains the following coding sequences:
- a CDS encoding NAD-dependent epimerase/dehydratase family protein, with amino-acid sequence MPGPYTRSKREAEAMALAAAESGLDVVIASPTVPIGARDANRTPPAAMLAQFLAGGAPAFLDCTLNLVGVRDVAAGMLLAAEHGRRGARYVLDGEDVRLSDLLGRLERLSGRRMPRLAMPGAAARAVAAIAEWTADHVTGRPPVATREGVRLALGEGHVGDSKARDELGYCPAPIDGPLAEAVRWLMAEPAAPCGAPAPRPSAKVA; translated from the coding sequence ATGCCCGGCCCCTACACGCGCTCGAAGCGCGAGGCCGAGGCGATGGCGCTCGCGGCAGCCGAATCCGGACTCGACGTCGTCATCGCGAGCCCGACCGTTCCGATCGGGGCGCGCGACGCCAACCGGACGCCGCCCGCCGCGATGCTGGCTCAGTTCCTTGCCGGCGGCGCCCCGGCCTTCCTCGACTGCACCCTCAACCTCGTCGGCGTGCGGGACGTGGCCGCCGGCATGCTCCTCGCCGCCGAGCACGGACGGAGAGGCGCGCGCTACGTCCTCGACGGCGAGGACGTGCGGCTCAGCGATCTGCTCGGCCGGCTGGAGCGCCTCTCGGGCCGTCGGATGCCGCGCCTCGCCATGCCGGGCGCCGCGGCCCGGGCCGTCGCCGCTATCGCGGAATGGACGGCCGACCATGTCACCGGGCGCCCGCCCGTCGCGACGCGCGAGGGCGTGCGGCTCGCCCTCGGCGAAGGTCACGTCGGGGACAGCAAGGCGCGGGACGAGCTCGGCTATTGCCCGGCACCGATCGACGGGCCCCTCGCGGAGGCGGTGCGCTGGCTGATGGCGGAACCGGCCGCGCCGTGCGGGGCTCCGGCGCCGCGGCCCTCGGCGAAGGTCGCCTGA
- a CDS encoding amino acid ABC transporter substrate-binding protein encodes MRRGTARWAAAGALALVLQAAPAAAIEVLTGTLKKAAETGEVVIGHRSSSVPFSYTEKDGRPVGYAIDLCQEIVDDIAKATGREGLRIRYEPVTAESRIPAVTSGQVDLECGSTTTNAERRRSVAFSPITFISATKLLVKRDSGLRSYRDLGGRRVVVTSGTTNEPALRAMLAKSGIAAEILTARDHAESFALVKDGRADAFATDDVLLYGLKAGEGAASGAYTVLPEKLSFEPYAIMFRRDDPDLAALISDTFRRLAASRELRWTYDKWFLKRLPNGERLDIPMSEDLRTSFLAMGLPD; translated from the coding sequence ATGAGACGCGGAACTGCGAGGTGGGCCGCCGCGGGCGCGCTGGCGCTCGTGCTCCAGGCTGCGCCGGCGGCGGCGATCGAGGTGCTGACCGGCACCCTGAAGAAGGCGGCCGAGACCGGCGAGGTGGTGATCGGCCATCGGTCGAGCTCGGTGCCCTTCTCCTACACCGAGAAGGACGGTCGCCCGGTCGGCTACGCGATCGACTTGTGCCAGGAGATCGTCGACGACATCGCGAAGGCGACGGGGCGCGAGGGATTGCGCATCCGCTACGAGCCCGTGACGGCCGAGAGTCGCATCCCGGCCGTGACCTCGGGCCAAGTCGACCTCGAATGCGGCTCGACGACGACCAACGCCGAGCGGCGCCGAAGCGTCGCCTTCTCGCCGATCACGTTCATCAGCGCCACGAAGCTCCTCGTGAAGCGCGACTCGGGCTTGCGCTCCTACCGCGACCTCGGCGGCCGCAGGGTTGTCGTGACGTCGGGCACCACGAACGAGCCGGCCTTACGCGCGATGCTGGCGAAATCCGGCATCGCGGCGGAGATCCTAACCGCCAGGGACCACGCGGAATCCTTCGCGCTCGTCAAGGACGGGCGGGCCGACGCCTTCGCGACCGACGACGTGCTGCTCTACGGGCTGAAGGCGGGCGAGGGGGCGGCCAGCGGCGCCTACACGGTTCTGCCGGAGAAGCTCTCGTTCGAGCCCTACGCGATCATGTTCCGGCGGGACGACCCGGACCTCGCCGCCCTCATCAGCGATACCTTCCGCCGGCTCGCGGCCTCGCGGGAGCTGCGCTGGACCTACGACAAGTGGTTCCTCAAGCGCCTGCCGAACGGCGAGCGCCTCGATATCCCGATGTCGGAGGATCTGCGCACGAGCTTCCTCGCGATGGGCCTGCCGGATTGA
- a CDS encoding dicarboxylate/amino acid:cation symporter, with product MSGNRLTTLIFIGMVLGIGVGYACSIMWPDPQTAKEISGYIALISDVFLRLIKMIIAPLVFSTLVVGIAHMGDTASVGRVGAKALIWFLGASFCSLALGLILVNIMQPGHNLNLPLPDTGAGTGLKTASLSLKDFVTHLVPKSAVEAMAHNEILQIVVFSIFFGVALAALGEKGKLLAQGIEGLADVMLKVTGYVMLFAPVAVFAAIAATITTQGIGVLVTYGKFLVEFYLSLSVLWCLLIVAGFLLVGSGSIARLLGLIREPFILAFSTASSEAAYPKTLNNLEQFGVPNRITSFVLPMGYSFNLDGSMMYCTFAVMFIAQAYGIPLTWGQQLTMLGLLMVTSKGMAGVPRASLVVISATLSQFNIPEAGLLLIIGIDQFLDMGRSATNVLGNSVATVAVAKWEGQLATTDQRLDRDVTPLPSPAE from the coding sequence GTGAGCGGCAACCGCCTGACCACCCTGATCTTCATCGGCATGGTTCTCGGCATCGGCGTCGGATACGCCTGCAGCATCATGTGGCCGGATCCTCAGACCGCCAAGGAGATCTCCGGCTATATCGCGCTCATCAGCGACGTCTTCCTGCGGCTCATCAAGATGATCATCGCGCCGCTGGTCTTCTCGACGCTGGTCGTCGGCATCGCGCATATGGGCGACACCGCTTCCGTCGGGCGCGTCGGCGCCAAGGCGCTGATCTGGTTCCTCGGCGCCTCGTTCTGCTCGCTGGCGCTCGGGCTCATCCTCGTCAACATCATGCAGCCGGGGCACAACCTGAACCTGCCGCTGCCGGATACGGGCGCCGGCACGGGCCTGAAGACGGCCTCGCTCTCGCTGAAGGACTTCGTCACGCACCTGGTCCCGAAGAGCGCGGTCGAGGCGATGGCGCACAACGAGATCCTGCAGATCGTCGTCTTCTCGATCTTCTTCGGCGTGGCGCTGGCCGCCCTCGGGGAGAAGGGCAAGCTCCTCGCGCAGGGCATCGAGGGCCTCGCCGACGTGATGCTCAAGGTGACGGGCTACGTCATGCTGTTCGCGCCCGTCGCCGTCTTCGCCGCCATCGCGGCGACAATCACCACGCAGGGGATCGGCGTCCTCGTCACCTACGGCAAGTTCCTCGTCGAGTTCTACCTCAGTCTTTCGGTGCTGTGGTGCCTTCTGATCGTCGCGGGCTTCCTCCTGGTCGGCTCGGGCAGCATCGCGCGCCTCCTCGGGCTGATCCGCGAGCCCTTCATCCTCGCCTTCTCGACGGCCTCCAGCGAGGCCGCCTACCCCAAGACGCTGAACAACCTCGAGCAATTCGGCGTGCCGAACCGGATTACCTCCTTCGTTCTGCCGATGGGCTACTCGTTCAACCTCGACGGCTCGATGATGTACTGCACCTTCGCGGTGATGTTCATCGCGCAGGCCTACGGCATCCCGCTGACATGGGGTCAGCAGCTCACGATGCTGGGCCTCCTGATGGTCACCTCGAAGGGCATGGCCGGCGTGCCGCGGGCCTCGCTCGTCGTGATCTCGGCGACGCTCTCACAATTCAACATCCCGGAGGCGGGCCTCCTGCTGATCATCGGCATCGATCAGTTCCTCGACATGGGCCGCTCGGCGACGAACGTGCTCGGCAACAGCGTGGCCACCGTCGCCGTCGCCAAGTGGGAGGGGCAGCTCGCCACGACCGATCAGCGGCTGGACCGGGACGTGACCCCGCTGCCGTCACCGGCCGAGTGA
- a CDS encoding porin → MNRIKSALLCTAASIVGTATAGAADLPLKKAVPVEYVRVCGAYGAGFFYIPGTDTCLRVSGRARFEAGTIPNPNRAQSQGDEYQSRGLLRLNLDARTQTGYGTLRAFVRAEIASRTGTLLASGTQQRIANAFPAFGQDTFGRVQNFVVADKAFVQFAGLTAGRASSFFDFYAHDYELIGSTGGSDIASTNLLAYTAKIGEGLSLTLAMEDPMFRKQPVYAASVATAAAGVGLPSQFIVGTTAPTPVILTTAGFAATGVTFLDAVQRSRMPDFVAALRYDAAWGSAQISGAVKDVNVGGFIGGSAFGTGGAISNDAAGALLAARGVRSGAQTDYGWAVQGGVKVNLPMIAQGDGFYLQGAYAEGGILYTGYTYLTGSYLSNLTPVQGASFQQYVSDAVINPITGKLELSTSFTVVGSFLHYWSPEWRSAFFASYGEVNYKRGTRQAFSLLNGLIGGATPPNAFTNPAGFALSPVLRDNAQIIAGVSLIWSPVKDLDIGVEGTYIGTSVIGGRVADQTRPITVNGLPAFTVSRYDATQIRMRVQRDF, encoded by the coding sequence ATGAACAGGATCAAGTCGGCGCTGCTGTGCACGGCGGCCAGCATCGTGGGGACAGCGACGGCAGGGGCCGCCGACCTCCCGCTGAAGAAGGCGGTGCCCGTCGAGTACGTGCGCGTCTGCGGCGCCTATGGGGCGGGCTTCTTCTACATCCCGGGCACGGACACCTGCCTGCGCGTCTCGGGGCGCGCGCGCTTCGAGGCCGGCACCATCCCGAACCCGAACCGGGCGCAGAGTCAGGGCGACGAGTACCAGTCCCGCGGCCTGCTGCGCCTCAACCTCGATGCGCGCACCCAGACCGGCTACGGCACGCTCCGCGCCTTCGTCCGCGCCGAGATCGCGAGCCGCACCGGCACGCTGCTGGCCTCCGGCACGCAGCAGCGGATCGCCAACGCCTTCCCGGCCTTCGGCCAGGACACGTTCGGCCGCGTCCAGAACTTCGTTGTCGCCGACAAGGCCTTCGTCCAGTTCGCGGGCCTGACCGCCGGTCGCGCGTCCTCGTTCTTCGACTTCTACGCCCACGATTACGAGCTGATCGGGTCGACGGGCGGCTCCGACATCGCTTCCACGAACCTCCTCGCCTACACGGCGAAGATCGGCGAGGGCCTGAGCCTGACGCTCGCGATGGAAGACCCGATGTTCCGCAAGCAGCCGGTCTACGCGGCCTCCGTCGCGACGGCGGCGGCGGGCGTCGGGCTGCCCTCGCAATTCATCGTCGGGACGACGGCGCCGACCCCGGTGATCCTCACCACCGCCGGCTTCGCGGCGACCGGCGTGACCTTCCTCGATGCCGTGCAGCGCTCGCGCATGCCCGATTTCGTGGCGGCGCTGCGCTACGACGCCGCCTGGGGCTCCGCCCAGATCTCGGGCGCGGTCAAGGACGTGAATGTCGGCGGCTTCATCGGCGGCTCGGCCTTCGGCACGGGCGGCGCCATCTCGAACGACGCCGCCGGTGCGCTGCTGGCCGCACGCGGCGTGCGGTCCGGCGCGCAGACCGATTACGGCTGGGCGGTGCAGGGCGGCGTGAAGGTGAACCTGCCGATGATCGCGCAGGGCGACGGCTTCTACCTGCAGGGCGCCTACGCCGAGGGCGGCATCCTCTATACCGGCTACACCTATCTGACGGGCAGCTACCTCAGCAACCTGACGCCGGTGCAGGGCGCCTCCTTCCAGCAATACGTCTCGGATGCGGTGATCAACCCGATCACCGGCAAGCTCGAACTCTCGACGAGCTTCACGGTGGTCGGCTCCTTCCTGCATTACTGGTCGCCCGAATGGCGTTCGGCCTTCTTCGCGAGCTACGGCGAGGTCAATTACAAGCGCGGCACGCGGCAGGCGTTCAGCCTGCTCAACGGTCTCATCGGTGGCGCCACGCCGCCCAACGCCTTCACCAACCCGGCAGGCTTCGCCCTGAGCCCGGTGCTGCGCGACAACGCCCAGATCATCGCCGGCGTGAGCCTGATCTGGTCGCCGGTGAAGGATCTCGATATCGGCGTCGAGGGCACGTATATCGGCACCTCCGTCATCGGCGGGCGCGTGGCCGACCAGACCCGGCCCATCACGGTGAACGGCCTGCCGGCCTTCACGGTGAGCCGCTACGACGCCACCCAGATCCGCATGCGGGTCCAGCGCGACTTCTGA
- a CDS encoding amino acid ABC transporter substrate-binding protein: protein MGLRDSLLLATLAALLSGAPAGAQELTGTLKKVKDSGAITIGHRDSSVPFSYLDGSQKPVGYATEICLKIADAVKANLKLDKLEVKLVPVTSATRIPLIANGTIDLECGSTTNNADRQKQAGFTNTHFLTATRYVAKKEKKLDKIEDLKGRTVVSTSGTTNIRQINEANTARSMGLTILPAKDHAEAFLMVETGRADAFVMDDVLLASLVAGSKTPDAYTISSEALSKPEPYGIMLRKDDAPFKAVADAATAALYKSPEGKALYEKWFTQPIPPRGINLKLPMSEAMQKAFANPSDSPDPAAY from the coding sequence ATGGGCCTCAGAGACTCGCTCCTGCTCGCCACCCTCGCTGCCCTCCTGTCCGGCGCGCCGGCCGGGGCGCAGGAGCTGACCGGAACGCTCAAGAAGGTGAAGGATTCCGGCGCCATCACCATCGGGCACCGCGATTCCTCGGTGCCCTTCTCCTACCTCGACGGCAGCCAGAAGCCGGTGGGCTACGCGACCGAGATCTGCCTGAAGATCGCCGACGCCGTGAAGGCGAACCTCAAGCTCGACAAGCTCGAGGTGAAGCTCGTGCCGGTCACCTCCGCGACCCGGATCCCCCTGATCGCCAACGGCACGATCGACCTCGAATGCGGCTCGACCACCAACAACGCGGATCGCCAGAAACAGGCCGGCTTCACCAACACTCACTTCCTCACGGCGACGCGCTACGTGGCGAAGAAGGAGAAGAAGCTCGACAAGATCGAGGACCTGAAGGGCCGCACCGTGGTCTCGACCTCCGGCACCACCAACATCCGCCAGATCAACGAGGCCAACACCGCCCGCTCGATGGGGCTGACCATCCTGCCGGCCAAGGACCACGCCGAGGCTTTCCTGATGGTCGAGACCGGCCGGGCGGACGCCTTCGTGATGGATGACGTGCTGCTCGCCTCCCTGGTCGCCGGGTCGAAGACGCCCGATGCCTACACGATCTCGAGCGAAGCCCTCTCGAAGCCGGAGCCCTACGGCATCATGCTGCGCAAGGACGACGCGCCCTTCAAGGCCGTGGCCGACGCGGCGACCGCCGCCCTCTACAAGAGCCCGGAGGGCAAGGCCCTCTACGAGAAGTGGTTCACGCAGCCGATCCCGCCGCGCGGCATCAACTTGAAGCTGCCGATGAGCGAGGCGATGCAGAAAGCCTTCGCGAACCCGAGCGACAGCCCGGACCCGGCTGCCTACTGA
- a CDS encoding amino acid ABC transporter permease: MNYTWNWGIFFEPSPEGAGTYADMLLSGLLWTILTALASWAIAFCLGSIIGVMRTLPSKAARGFGTAYVELFRNVPLLVQMFLWYFVLPELLPAAAGAYIKQLPNAPFYTAVICLGFFTAARVAEQVRAGIEALPRGQRLAGTAMGFTVAQTYRYVLLPNAYRIILPPMTSEFLNNLKNTSVALTIGLLELTARARSMQEFSFQVFEAFTAATLLYVMINVVVIVAATLLERRLAIPGQR; the protein is encoded by the coding sequence ATGAACTACACCTGGAACTGGGGGATCTTCTTCGAGCCCTCCCCCGAAGGCGCCGGCACCTACGCCGACATGCTGCTGTCGGGCCTTCTCTGGACCATCCTGACGGCGCTCGCCTCCTGGGCGATCGCCTTCTGCCTCGGCTCGATCATCGGCGTGATGCGCACCCTGCCCTCGAAGGCGGCGCGGGGCTTCGGCACGGCCTACGTGGAGCTGTTCCGCAACGTGCCGCTCCTCGTGCAGATGTTCCTCTGGTACTTCGTGCTGCCGGAACTGCTCCCGGCGGCGGCCGGTGCCTACATCAAGCAGCTGCCGAACGCGCCCTTCTACACGGCGGTGATCTGCCTCGGCTTCTTCACCGCCGCGCGCGTCGCCGAGCAGGTACGCGCCGGCATCGAGGCCCTGCCGCGGGGGCAGCGCCTCGCCGGCACCGCGATGGGCTTCACCGTGGCGCAGACCTACCGCTACGTGCTCCTGCCGAACGCCTACCGGATCATCCTGCCGCCGATGACCTCGGAATTCCTCAACAACCTGAAGAACACGTCGGTCGCCCTGACAATCGGGCTCCTCGAACTGACGGCGCGCGCCCGCTCGATGCAGGAATTCTCGTTCCAAGTCTTCGAGGCCTTCACTGCCGCGACGCTCCTCTACGTCATGATCAACGTGGTGGTGATCGTGGCGGCGACTCTCCTCGAGCGCCGCCTCGCCATCCCGGGGCAGCGCTGA
- a CDS encoding amino acid ABC transporter permease → MFSNLDLSVIVSSLPYLFGQGMVFTVTLTALAASMGVVLGTFLAILRLSGVPGVSHLAKGYVELMRSLPLVLVIFWFYFLVPYIGAWVVRSPTPIQVGAFASALITFTLFEAAFFAEIMRAGIQSIPKGQTSAALALGMTRAQVMRTVVLPQAFRNMLPLLLTQTIILFQDTSLVYVLSLTDFLGAASKVAQRDGRLVEMYLFAAVVYFLICFTASSLVRRLHSRVAIIR, encoded by the coding sequence ATGTTTTCCAACCTCGACCTCAGCGTCATCGTCTCTTCCCTGCCCTACCTGTTCGGGCAGGGCATGGTCTTCACCGTCACGCTGACGGCGCTCGCCGCCTCCATGGGGGTGGTGCTGGGCACGTTCCTGGCGATCCTGCGCCTGTCCGGCGTGCCGGGCGTCTCGCACCTCGCCAAGGGCTACGTCGAGCTGATGCGCTCGCTGCCCCTGGTGCTCGTCATCTTCTGGTTCTACTTCCTCGTCCCCTATATCGGGGCCTGGGTCGTGCGCTCGCCGACGCCGATCCAGGTCGGCGCCTTCGCCTCCGCGCTGATCACCTTCACGCTGTTCGAGGCGGCCTTCTTCGCCGAGATCATGCGGGCCGGGATCCAGTCGATCCCCAAGGGGCAGACGTCAGCCGCGCTGGCGCTCGGCATGACGCGGGCGCAGGTGATGCGCACCGTCGTGCTGCCGCAGGCGTTCCGCAACATGCTGCCGCTGTTGCTGACGCAGACGATCATCCTGTTCCAGGACACCTCCCTCGTCTACGTGCTCTCCCTGACCGACTTCCTCGGCGCCGCCTCGAAGGTCGCCCAGCGCGACGGGCGCCTCGTCGAGATGTATCTCTTCGCGGCCGTGGTCTACTTCCTGATATGCTTCACGGCCTCGTCCCTGGTCCGCCGGCTGCACAGCCGCGTCGCGATCATCCGCTAG
- a CDS encoding amino acid ABC transporter ATP-binding protein: MIAIDAVSKWYGSFQVLTDCTTRVSKGEVVVVCGPSGSGKSTLIKCVNALEPFQKGQISVDGTKVKDRATNLPKLRSRVGMVFQHFELFPHLSISDNLTLAQRKVLGRAPEDARKRGLDLLARVGLSAHAEKYPGQLSGGQQQRVAIARALAMNPIVMLFDEPTSALDPEMVGEVLDVMVELARDGMTMMVVSHEMGFARKVADRVIFMDRGEIVEDATKDDFFGQPRSPRAQQFLSKILSH, encoded by the coding sequence ATGATCGCGATCGATGCCGTCAGCAAGTGGTACGGATCGTTTCAGGTCCTCACCGATTGCACGACGCGCGTCTCGAAGGGCGAGGTGGTCGTCGTGTGCGGGCCCTCAGGTTCGGGCAAGTCGACGCTGATCAAGTGCGTGAACGCCCTCGAACCGTTCCAGAAGGGCCAGATCAGCGTCGACGGCACCAAGGTGAAGGACCGGGCGACCAACCTGCCGAAGCTGCGCTCGCGGGTCGGCATGGTATTCCAGCATTTCGAGCTGTTCCCCCACCTCTCGATCAGCGACAACCTCACCCTGGCCCAGCGCAAGGTGCTCGGCCGCGCCCCCGAGGACGCCAGGAAGCGCGGGCTCGATCTCCTCGCGCGCGTCGGCCTCTCGGCGCATGCGGAGAAATACCCGGGCCAGCTCTCCGGCGGCCAGCAGCAGCGCGTCGCGATCGCCCGCGCGCTGGCCATGAACCCGATCGTGATGCTGTTCGACGAGCCGACCTCCGCCCTCGACCCGGAGATGGTCGGCGAGGTGCTCGACGTCATGGTCGAGCTCGCCCGCGACGGCATGACGATGATGGTCGTCAGCCACGAGATGGGCTTCGCTCGAAAGGTCGCCGACCGCGTGATCTTCATGGATCGCGGCGAGATCGTCGAGGATGCGACGAAAGACGATTTCTTCGGCCAGCCGCGCTCGCCGCGCGCGCAGCAATTTCTCTCGAAGATCCTCTCGCACTGA
- a CDS encoding c-type cytochrome yields MRYLIYSAVLAVLLPTAGYAQDAGDPAAGEKAFAPCKACHAFDKNGVGPNLTGVVGRKAASLEGYNYSPALKGSGLTWDQASLHEWLKNPKAKVPGTKMVFAGIPDDKKINDVIAYLASKK; encoded by the coding sequence ATGCGTTACCTGATCTACAGTGCCGTGCTCGCCGTTCTGCTCCCGACCGCCGGGTACGCTCAGGACGCTGGTGATCCCGCAGCGGGCGAGAAGGCTTTCGCGCCCTGCAAGGCCTGTCACGCCTTCGACAAGAACGGCGTCGGCCCCAATCTGACCGGGGTTGTCGGCCGGAAGGCCGCGAGCCTCGAAGGCTACAACTACTCCCCGGCGCTGAAGGGTTCGGGCCTCACCTGGGACCAGGCCAGCCTCCACGAGTGGTTGAAGAATCCGAAGGCCAAGGTACCGGGAACCAAGATGGTCTTCGCCGGCATCCCGGACGACAAGAAGATCAACGACGTGATCGCCTACCTCGCCTCGAAGAAGTAG
- a CDS encoding helix-turn-helix domain-containing protein, which translates to MPVRPRNVSAFLKRSGWTQAQLAWELGVNQPRISRFIKGLKKPNPELDRALTRFFSDNPTARAIGQDEKPRPVIGARAFR; encoded by the coding sequence GTGCCGGTTCGACCGCGTAATGTCAGTGCGTTTCTGAAGCGCTCCGGCTGGACGCAGGCCCAGCTCGCCTGGGAGCTCGGCGTCAACCAGCCGCGCATCTCGCGCTTCATCAAGGGATTGAAGAAGCCGAACCCGGAGCTCGACCGCGCCCTGACCCGATTCTTCAGCGACAACCCGACCGCCCGGGCGATCGGTCAGGACGAGAAGCCGCGTCCCGTAATCGGAGCGAGGGCATTCCGCTAG
- a CDS encoding PAS domain-containing protein, translating into MRHRADDHAPGETDDHFLGAGEPNIVGTWTWDAADGLHVLDSGAAEFLTGDQSLAETKLTCAEVVARIHPDDRASVIREIARAEQEGGPVVLTYRVHTEDGVRWLLDHGRIYATTQAAPAHGHGILIDVTQRMNRGGEPGTSSAERLSPLDRAARHAIAARKAIDEDGTPLLRKMVDLLMWEIGRAIARRIDRASGGRLN; encoded by the coding sequence GTGCGGCATCGAGCGGACGATCACGCGCCCGGAGAGACGGACGATCACTTTCTGGGAGCGGGCGAACCGAACATCGTCGGCACCTGGACCTGGGACGCGGCCGACGGACTCCACGTGCTCGATAGCGGTGCCGCCGAGTTTCTGACCGGGGACCAGTCCCTCGCCGAGACCAAACTGACCTGCGCGGAGGTGGTCGCGCGCATTCACCCGGACGACCGCGCCTCCGTGATCCGCGAGATCGCGCGGGCGGAGCAGGAGGGCGGTCCCGTCGTCCTCACCTACCGCGTTCACACCGAGGACGGCGTGCGCTGGCTTCTCGATCACGGGCGGATTTACGCCACGACCCAGGCGGCCCCCGCCCACGGCCACGGCATCCTGATCGACGTGACGCAGAGGATGAATCGCGGCGGCGAGCCGGGCACGTCGTCCGCGGAGCGATTGAGCCCACTTGACCGGGCGGCGCGCCACGCGATCGCCGCCCGCAAGGCCATCGACGAGGACGGCACGCCGCTTCTGCGGAAGATGGTCGACCTGTTGATGTGGGAGATCGGGCGCGCCATCGCCCGACGGATCGACCGCGCGAGCGGCGGCCGCCTGAATTGA
- a CDS encoding phosphatase PAP2 family protein, translated as MLRGEEPSHHDPIDRSFGLEALDVALALRLARGKDRLLVRALGGLSEIGSQQALLTLAAGMLAYGLFTRDARGTRTGARMLGAHIAASLVKSTVKRLTHRTRPDLLIDDGLYVRGWFGPNEGSWQSFPSGHVAVSVAVSRAVMRAHPEWRGRACAGAAFVAALQVLRGSHFPTDVAAGVAVGALAEATSEAAFRAAARPHAAPATESPAPEGCSSTRPGRTGCPRRLR; from the coding sequence ATGCTGCGCGGGGAGGAGCCAAGCCACCATGACCCGATCGATCGGTCATTCGGCCTCGAGGCGCTCGACGTCGCCCTCGCCCTGCGCTTGGCACGCGGGAAGGACCGCCTGCTCGTTCGTGCCCTCGGCGGCCTGAGCGAGATCGGCAGCCAGCAGGCCCTCCTGACGCTGGCAGCGGGCATGCTCGCCTACGGCCTGTTCACCCGCGACGCCCGCGGGACGCGGACCGGAGCACGGATGCTCGGCGCCCACATCGCCGCGAGCCTCGTCAAATCCACGGTGAAGCGTCTCACCCACCGGACGCGCCCGGACCTGCTGATCGACGACGGCCTCTACGTCAGGGGCTGGTTCGGCCCGAACGAGGGCTCCTGGCAATCGTTCCCCTCGGGGCATGTCGCCGTGAGCGTGGCCGTGTCCCGCGCGGTGATGCGCGCGCATCCCGAGTGGCGCGGGCGGGCCTGCGCCGGAGCGGCCTTCGTGGCGGCGCTCCAGGTGCTGCGCGGTTCCCACTTTCCCACCGACGTGGCGGCGGGCGTCGCGGTCGGCGCGCTGGCGGAGGCTACCTCCGAGGCCGCGTTCCGGGCAGCGGCGAGGCCGCACGCAGCGCCCGCTACGGAATCTCCAGCACCCGAAGGTTGTTCGTCGACCCGGCCCGGCCGAACGGGATGCCCGCGACGACTACGATGA